The Sphingobium sp. BYY-5 genome contains a region encoding:
- a CDS encoding phospholipase D-like domain-containing protein, translating to MPKLRDAYGNSKSSGYTIDFFELTAPGAKFAMLASPFFSTYDPIERLTRRGCEVKLIVRLCSVTTPAVIAKALADPLVTLRYFTSREFHAKLYIVDDQALVGSANLTAAGLMSNREISIVVRKDRDAAFDELPGLFELYWEKAGAMNGEILAAYQTAFRHIGNPREEAEFEQHLTKFVGKVDPPSAMAGSEVMSRRRSFLEQLHRKYDEQVIPAFQEVRDIMSESGLRRAEFAGGDIEIELNRFLGWTRLIHAPGDAWKESALADRIERRERTLSYLRNWVEVGDTKAGDMYYAEEELGNIARLRDGLSSIQAIQSMDYDQIFDTLCGCHAFYDMLRFVSGGLSGLKADFARRNTLSEIQDTVIYLIHGDGLMLERAYDCIFDEKWKLGRFGENCVMELVGWMTPDRPPVNGRTLKALRFIGHHIAQ from the coding sequence ATGCCCAAATTGAGAGATGCCTACGGAAACTCGAAATCCAGTGGCTACACGATCGATTTCTTTGAACTGACGGCACCGGGTGCAAAATTCGCAATGCTGGCAAGCCCGTTCTTCTCAACCTATGACCCCATCGAGCGGCTCACCAGACGCGGATGCGAGGTGAAGCTGATCGTGCGCCTGTGCTCTGTTACGACGCCCGCCGTCATCGCAAAGGCGCTGGCCGATCCTCTCGTCACCCTCCGTTATTTCACCAGCCGCGAATTCCACGCCAAGCTCTACATCGTTGATGATCAGGCCCTCGTCGGGAGCGCCAATTTGACAGCGGCTGGCCTGATGTCCAATCGCGAGATTTCCATCGTTGTTCGCAAGGACCGGGATGCCGCGTTCGACGAGTTGCCGGGCCTGTTCGAGCTGTACTGGGAAAAGGCCGGTGCGATGAACGGTGAAATTCTCGCGGCTTATCAGACCGCGTTCAGGCATATCGGCAATCCTCGGGAGGAAGCCGAATTTGAACAGCATCTGACGAAGTTCGTCGGCAAGGTCGATCCACCCAGCGCTATGGCGGGAAGCGAGGTGATGTCCAGACGGCGGTCTTTCCTTGAGCAACTGCACCGAAAATATGATGAGCAGGTCATCCCGGCCTTTCAGGAAGTCAGGGACATTATGTCGGAGAGCGGACTCAGGCGGGCCGAGTTTGCTGGTGGCGATATTGAAATCGAGCTCAACCGGTTTCTTGGCTGGACCCGGCTGATCCACGCCCCTGGCGACGCCTGGAAAGAGTCAGCGCTTGCCGACCGGATTGAACGTCGCGAACGGACATTGTCCTATCTCCGAAATTGGGTCGAGGTCGGCGACACCAAAGCAGGCGACATGTACTATGCAGAGGAGGAGCTCGGTAACATTGCGCGCCTCCGCGATGGCCTTTCATCGATCCAGGCCATTCAATCCATGGACTATGATCAAATCTTTGACACCCTGTGCGGCTGTCATGCCTTCTATGACATGCTGCGTTTCGTGTCGGGCGGGCTGAGTGGTCTGAAGGCCGATTTTGCCCGGCGAAATACTCTTTCGGAAATCCAGGATACCGTCATCTATCTGATCCATGGAGACGGCCTGATGCTTGAACGGGCCTATGACTGCATCTTCGACGAAAAATGGAAGTTGGGACGGTTTGGCGAAAACTGTGTGATGGAACTGGTTGGCTGGATGACTCCAGATCGTCCACCAGTGAACGGGCGAACCCTAAAGGCATTAAGGTTTATCGGTCATCACATAGCGCAGTGA
- a CDS encoding DNA cytosine methyltransferase, giving the protein MGTQTFIDLFAGCGGLSLGLRRAGWTSLFAVEAHPDAFATYSHNLIRETVAWPEWLPQKAMRIEQLISDHRRNLKELRGHVDLVAGGPPCQGFSTAGRRRADDPRNRMVRHYLDFLRLVEPRLVLLENVRGFTTMQHDDAGSYAAHVTEELEGMGYRVWSEMLVASEWGVPQRRPRFFVVASRDKGLEGIDPFLRMRVGRRQFLGSRGLPIGKEVGVAEAIGDLKTRGTTLVPYRGGDGGFMEINYAIPDAPTGYLALVRSGASGSPTGLRLPRHSRVVTERFNKILKTCRPGVPLSSEDRSRLGMQKRSLTLLAADKPSCTVTTLPDDMVHYQEPRILTVRECARLQSFPDSFEFLGPYTTGGDRRREACPRYTQVGNAVPPLLGEAIGEVLLALRNLAQDSGDRSEVVEMA; this is encoded by the coding sequence ATGGGCACGCAGACATTCATAGACCTGTTTGCAGGTTGCGGGGGACTGTCGCTCGGCCTCCGGAGGGCAGGATGGACCTCCCTATTCGCCGTCGAAGCGCACCCCGACGCCTTCGCTACCTATTCGCACAACTTGATCCGCGAAACCGTCGCATGGCCGGAATGGCTCCCCCAGAAAGCCATGCGCATTGAGCAGCTGATCAGCGACCACCGCCGGAACCTCAAGGAGCTTAGAGGGCACGTAGATCTGGTCGCTGGTGGTCCGCCGTGCCAGGGATTCTCGACCGCAGGCCGGCGTCGGGCTGATGATCCACGAAACCGCATGGTCCGACACTATCTCGACTTCCTTCGCCTCGTCGAACCGCGGCTCGTTCTGCTCGAGAATGTCCGTGGCTTTACGACAATGCAGCACGACGACGCGGGCAGTTATGCTGCGCACGTCACCGAGGAACTCGAGGGAATGGGATATCGAGTCTGGAGCGAGATGCTCGTCGCCTCTGAATGGGGCGTTCCGCAACGCAGGCCAAGGTTCTTCGTGGTTGCCTCGCGCGACAAGGGGTTAGAGGGCATAGACCCGTTCCTGCGCATGCGGGTTGGTCGTCGCCAATTCCTCGGATCGCGCGGGCTTCCCATCGGCAAGGAAGTTGGCGTCGCGGAGGCAATTGGCGACCTCAAGACAAGGGGCACCACCCTCGTTCCCTATCGCGGCGGCGACGGTGGCTTCATGGAAATCAACTACGCAATACCCGATGCTCCGACCGGCTATCTCGCACTAGTGCGGAGCGGTGCGTCCGGTAGTCCGACGGGGCTTCGCCTCCCACGGCATTCGAGGGTCGTCACCGAGCGGTTCAACAAAATCCTGAAGACGTGCCGTCCAGGTGTTCCTCTCTCGTCGGAAGATCGAAGCCGCCTGGGAATGCAGAAGCGCTCGCTCACCTTGTTGGCGGCCGACAAGCCTTCCTGCACGGTCACGACGCTACCAGATGACATGGTACACTATCAGGAGCCGCGCATCCTGACGGTGCGGGAATGCGCGCGCCTCCAGTCCTTCCCTGATTCGTTCGAATTCCTCGGTCCCTACACGACCGGCGGGGATCGACGCCGCGAAGCGTGCCCCCGATATACGCAAGTCGGAAACGCAGTTCCGCCTCTTCTTGGCGAGGCGATTGGCGAAGTCCTACTTGCCCTCCGCAACCTCGCTCAGGACAGCGGAGATCGCAGCGAAGTTGTCGAGATGGCGTGA
- a CDS encoding ATP-binding protein codes for MAKHFRISSSLKDIIGRDLITNDFVAVFELVKNSFDAHARRVDIVLAGGTLWIVDDGKGMSEADLLEKWLFVAFSAKATGEEDDGLSQDFRDKIAVRRGYAGNKGIGRFSCDRLGKSLVLYSRQEGARGCNRLTVNWEDFEGRPQDEFGSIEVAVEPASALPEVPDVFLPRDGATILEISSLREVWNRTKLLKLKDYLAKLVDPFAPKGEMEVYLHAPAEREGDKAANGKPEAIVNGPVANTILDILEGKTTQLSVQLEGSVIHSTLRDRDRLIYRVKEDNPYPELEGAQVSADLLYLNRSAKATFTRRMGIEPVKFGSVFLFLNGFRVFPIGEEGNDEFGIDRRKQQGYARYLGTRDLLGRIDIVAPQRFFMEASSRDNGLVEGPRTEALQQFVLRNLLTRLERYVVDVTWADSLDSERSDASGLTTDDARSRIIQVVKNLVGRKGVELLEYDTELIDTISDRAGEFERAMEGLSVVAERTGDVRLLERIERSRRRYVELNAAAAEAEEKAKEETRRRAAAEAQARAEAKRADVAEQKFKEEQRRSLLLTSLEARDSETLTLLHHQVVIYATAIQDAVANNLRAIADGDPIDPVELAADLEHISFQNSRILAVTRFATQANFKLDADQANIDIVQYMSEYVMNVASLFEGERFATFDDGGNAMVSKFKPIDIAIVIDNLMSNARKAQATKIHFEVRRVHKSPALEMLIEDNGRGIGDRVDRARIFDKGYSGAESGSGLGLYHAAQVLSQMGGSIALDPEHEGRGTRFIVRLPRQKD; via the coding sequence TTGGCCAAGCATTTTCGCATCAGTTCGTCCCTCAAGGACATCATCGGTCGCGACCTCATTACGAATGACTTCGTGGCTGTTTTCGAACTGGTCAAGAACTCATTCGATGCTCATGCGCGCCGCGTGGATATCGTCCTCGCAGGTGGTACGCTGTGGATCGTCGACGATGGCAAGGGTATGTCCGAGGCGGACCTCCTCGAGAAGTGGTTGTTCGTTGCCTTCTCTGCGAAAGCGACGGGCGAGGAAGATGATGGGCTCTCGCAGGATTTCCGTGACAAGATCGCGGTAAGGCGCGGATATGCCGGAAACAAAGGCATCGGGCGATTCTCTTGCGACCGCCTGGGCAAGTCGCTCGTCCTATACAGCCGCCAGGAAGGTGCGCGGGGGTGCAACCGGCTAACCGTGAACTGGGAGGACTTCGAGGGCCGGCCGCAAGACGAGTTCGGTTCGATCGAGGTTGCCGTGGAACCTGCCAGCGCACTGCCGGAGGTTCCGGACGTCTTCTTGCCCCGCGACGGCGCGACGATCCTCGAGATATCGTCGCTACGGGAGGTGTGGAACCGAACCAAGCTGCTGAAGCTCAAGGACTACCTGGCAAAGCTCGTCGATCCTTTTGCGCCGAAGGGCGAGATGGAGGTGTACCTCCACGCGCCTGCCGAGCGCGAGGGCGACAAGGCTGCCAACGGCAAGCCCGAGGCGATCGTCAATGGGCCGGTTGCAAACACGATCCTCGATATCCTCGAAGGCAAAACAACGCAGCTTTCGGTGCAACTGGAGGGTAGTGTCATCCACTCGACGCTCCGCGACCGGGATCGGTTGATCTACAGGGTCAAGGAAGACAATCCCTACCCCGAACTGGAGGGTGCCCAGGTCTCAGCTGACCTCCTCTACCTAAACCGGAGCGCAAAGGCGACCTTTACGCGTCGGATGGGGATAGAGCCCGTAAAGTTCGGTTCGGTATTCCTATTCCTTAATGGCTTTCGCGTCTTTCCCATCGGCGAGGAAGGCAATGACGAGTTCGGCATCGATCGGCGCAAGCAGCAAGGCTATGCCCGCTACCTCGGCACGCGCGACCTGCTCGGTCGCATCGACATCGTCGCTCCCCAGCGCTTCTTCATGGAAGCCTCGAGCCGCGACAACGGGCTGGTCGAGGGGCCTCGCACTGAGGCGTTGCAGCAGTTCGTGCTGCGCAACCTGCTCACGCGGCTCGAGCGATATGTCGTCGATGTAACCTGGGCGGATTCGCTCGATTCTGAGCGTTCGGATGCAAGCGGATTGACAACCGACGATGCGCGGTCGCGTATCATTCAAGTCGTGAAGAACCTTGTCGGCCGAAAGGGCGTCGAGCTGCTCGAATACGACACCGAACTGATCGATACCATCAGCGACCGGGCTGGTGAGTTCGAGCGGGCAATGGAAGGCCTCTCCGTCGTAGCGGAGCGCACCGGCGACGTGCGCCTGCTTGAGCGGATCGAACGCTCCAGGCGCCGCTATGTAGAGTTGAATGCTGCCGCCGCGGAAGCTGAAGAGAAGGCGAAGGAGGAAACGCGCCGGCGCGCTGCAGCGGAGGCGCAGGCTCGTGCCGAGGCAAAGCGTGCCGATGTCGCAGAACAGAAGTTCAAGGAAGAGCAGCGTCGATCGCTCTTGCTCACGAGTCTCGAGGCACGGGATAGCGAGACGCTCACGCTCCTCCACCACCAAGTCGTGATCTACGCGACTGCCATTCAGGACGCGGTAGCGAACAACCTTCGCGCCATTGCCGATGGCGATCCCATAGATCCGGTAGAACTAGCGGCGGACCTCGAACACATCAGCTTCCAGAATAGCCGCATCCTGGCAGTTACGCGATTTGCGACGCAGGCGAATTTCAAGCTCGATGCTGACCAAGCGAACATCGACATAGTCCAGTACATGTCGGAGTATGTCATGAATGTTGCCTCGCTCTTCGAGGGCGAGCGATTTGCCACGTTCGATGATGGCGGCAACGCAATGGTATCGAAGTTCAAGCCGATCGATATCGCCATCGTCATCGACAACCTCATGAGCAACGCGCGCAAGGCGCAGGCCACCAAAATCCACTTCGAGGTGCGCCGCGTCCACAAGTCACCCGCGCTCGAAATGCTGATCGAGGACAATGGCCGTGGCATTGGCGATCGCGTTGATCGTGCCCGGATCTTCGACAAGGGATATAGCGGCGCGGAGTCCGGCTCCGGTCTAGGGTTGTACCATGCGGCCCAGGTCCTGTCGCAGATGGGCGGCTCGATCGCACTCGATCCCGAACACGAGGGTAGGGGAACCCGATTCATCGTCAGGCTTCCGCGTCAGAAGGATTGA
- the vsr gene encoding DNA mismatch endonuclease Vsr, with protein MEPEAKRRLMARFRSRDTKPEIAVRRLLHRLGYRFRIHVGRLPGKPDIVLPKYRAAIFVHGCFWHRHAGCKVATVPRTRPDFWQAKFDGNVLRDHRNASELEAMGWQVIIVWECETRDIDHVAEALESALGARSNARQPESGTASEGDG; from the coding sequence ATGGAACCCGAAGCGAAGCGTCGCCTGATGGCGCGCTTCCGCTCGCGGGATACCAAGCCCGAAATCGCGGTTCGCCGCTTGCTCCATCGGCTCGGGTATCGCTTCCGCATTCACGTTGGCCGCCTTCCAGGCAAGCCAGATATCGTGTTGCCCAAGTATCGTGCCGCTATCTTCGTCCACGGCTGCTTCTGGCACCGGCATGCGGGATGCAAGGTCGCAACCGTTCCCAGGACCAGACCAGACTTCTGGCAAGCCAAGTTTGACGGGAATGTCCTAAGGGATCACCGCAATGCCTCCGAACTCGAAGCGATGGGATGGCAGGTCATCATCGTCTGGGAATGCGAGACCCGAGACATCGATCACGTTGCCGAAGCCCTGGAATCCGCACTGGGAGCACGTAGCAATGCCCGCCAGCCCGAGTCCGGAACCGCGAGCGAAGGTGACGGATAG